From a region of the Apteryx mantelli isolate bAptMan1 chromosome 20, bAptMan1.hap1, whole genome shotgun sequence genome:
- the LOC136993753 gene encoding olfactory receptor 14A16-like codes for DLGTISATVPKSMANSLWNTRAISYSGCAAQVFFSFFLCSAEFYLLTIMAYDRYIAICRPLHYGTLMGSSACAKMAAATWATGFLNALLHTANTFSVTFCQGNAVEQFFCEVPQILWLSCSDSYLRDIGVLVISACLGFGCFVFILLSYVQVFTAVLRIPSEQGRHKAFSMCLPHLAVVSLFVSTTAFAYLKPSSLSSPALDLVVAVLYAVLRDMSCHKASDWRAQFRLPAHGGCQDPQESCWDRDLSSGSVQKRNTMQEAKEEQHAPLSPSHLAAEEFANFIDFLTDRGVFYSLRTVLEETTQKIKEVMVAYGELNCSPETESPRCSCQSERIHFCSCHYPASSSLGGDWGK; via the exons gaccttggcaccatctctgccactgtccccaaatccatggccaattccctctggaacaccagggccatttcctactctggatgtgctgcccaggtctttttctcctttttcttatgctcagcagagttttatctcctcaccatcatggcatatgaccgctatattgccatctgcagacccctgcactatgggaccctcatgggcagcagcgcttgtgccaaaatggcagcagctaccTGGGCTACTGGTTTTcttaatgctctcctgcacactgctaacacattttcagttacattctgccaaggcaatgctgtggagcagttcttctgtgaagtcccccagatcctctggctctcctgctcagactcctacctcagggacatTGGGGTTCTTGTGATTAgcgcctgtttaggctttgggtgttttgtttttattttgctgtcctatgtgcaggtcttcactgctgtgctgaggatcccctctgagcagggcaggcacaaagccttttccatgtgcctccctcacttggctgtcgtctccctctttgtcagcactacagcatttgcctacctgaagccctcctccctctcctccccagctctggatctggtggtggcagttctgtatgcagtgctg cgagacatgtcctGCCACAAGGCCAGTGACTGGAGAGCCCAGTTTAGACTGCCGGCCCATGGTGGATGCCaggacccacaggagtcatgctgggACAGAGACCTTTCCTCTGGGAGTGTTCAGAagaggaacaccatgcaggaggccaaagaggagcagcatgctcccctttccccctcccacctggCTGCGGAGGAATTTGCCAACTTCATCGACTTCCTCACCGACAGGGGTGTGTTTTACAGCCTCCGGACAGTcctagaagaaaccacccagaaaataaaGGAGGTCATGGTGGCATACGGAGAGCTCAACTGCAGCCCAGAGACGGAGTCTCCAAGGTGTTCCTGTCAGAGCGAGAGGATCCATTTCtgctcctgccactaccctgcctcCTCCAGCTTGGGAGGGGACTGGGGAAAGTAA
- the LOC136993752 gene encoding olfactory receptor 6M1-like codes for MYFFLCNLSSLEIFIATSIIPKTVASLLMGNKTISYPACITQCYFFSLLGSIEFLLLAVMSYDRYVAICYPLQYPMLMNSQLCVQLLLGSWTAGFLATIVPTVLVVRLPFCNANRIDHFFCDVVLLIKLSCAETQTVELISFMTFSIILLGSLVMTAMSYLYIINTILRLPSASSRNKAFSTCSSHFTFVILGYGSCIFLYMWPSNHHISYNKMVALLNTMITPLMSPFIFSLRNEQMK; via the coding sequence atgtactttttcctctgcaacctctcctctttggagatcttcattgCTACATccatcatacccaaaacagtagcaagcttgctgatgggcaacaaaaccatctcctacccagcttgcATAACTCAGTGCTACTTCTTCTCCCTCTTGGGCAGCATCGAGTTTCTCCTTCtggctgtcatgtcctacgaccgttatgtggccatatgctaccctcttcagtaccccatgctaatgaacagtcagctttgtgttcagctcctgttggggtcatggactgcaggcttcctggccaccattgtccccactgtcctagttgtcaggctgcccttctgcaatgccaatcgtattgaccacttcttctgtgacgtcgtgcttttgatcaagttatcctgtgcagaaacacagactgtggagctgataagtttcatgaccttttccatcatcctccttggctcactggttatgacagcaatgtcctacctatacatcattaacaccatccttaggttgccctcagcttcGTCACGGAACAAGGCATTTTCTACATGCTCCTCTCATTTCACCTTTGTCATCTTGGGCtatggtagctgcatcttcctGTATATGTGGCCTTCAAATCACCACATTTCCTATaacaaaatggtggccctgctcaacacaatgataactcctctgatgagccccttcattttcagcctgaggaacgagcagatgaag